TGCTAACTTTGCTGGTTCATTCGGATTATCTATTGGACAAAATGGTTGTGCGGGTATTTATCCTGCTATGCTAGCTATGATGATTGCACCAAGTGTAGGTATCGATATTGACTTGCCATTTATCTTATCTGTAATAGGTGTCGTTGTCATTAGTTCATTTGGTGTAGCCGGTGTAGGTGGCGGTGCAACATTTGCTGCTATACTTGTTCTTTCTACATTGAATTTACCAATTGCTTTAGCTGGTGTATTAATATCAGTTGAACCACTTATTGATATGGGTAGAACAGCATTAAATGTTAATGATTCAATGTTAGCTGGAACAGCTACTGCTAAAATCACTGGACAATTAGATGAAGAAAAATATAATGAAGAAGACTTCAATGAATTAGGAGAGTCTTATTAATATTTAAATACTGTATATAAAAGGCAAACTGCGATAATCATAAGCATTATCAAGTTTGCCTTTATTTATTAAAAAACTTATTAATACAGTCGGAATAATATTGAAAGCAAATAAGTACAATGATAAAGTGTTATTAAGGAGTGTGGACACGATGAGTAGAGATTTATTTATTAAAAATGAATTCCAGAAAAAATGGGTCGACAAAATAGAGAATCATAAAGAAGCATTACAGAAACATGCAGAGGAAAATGATTTGAATTCAGAATTTCCATATGAAAATATTAATTGGCTAATAGAAGAAGGATACACAAAAATTGTACTTCCAAAAGCATATGGTGGAGAAGGCGCAACACCAGAAGATGTCATTTTATTTCAAGAAACATTAGGTAAAATGGATGGTGCTACAGCTTTAGCAATAGGTTGGCACATGGGTGTAGTCGGACAAATTTATCAAGAAAAATTATGGACTAAAGCATTATTAGATGAATTTGCTCAAGAAGTTATGAATGGAGCAATTGTTAATAGAGCTGTAAGTGAAGCGGACACTGGTAGTCCGACGAGAGGTGCAAGACCAAGTACACACGCTGATCGAGAAGGAGAACACTATATAATCAATGGTGTGAAAACATTTACGACAATGAGTCAAAGATTAACGCACTTTTTAGTAGGAGCATATGTTCCTGAAAAAGAAGCGTTAGGATTCTTTTTAATTCCTAGAGATGCAGAAGGCTTATCAATTGCTGAAAATTGGAATATGGTTGGCATGCGCGCTACTGAAAGTCATGATTTAGTATTAAATGATGTTAAAGTTCATGAAAAATATTTAGTAGAAGTTGCTAATGGACCAAGAGGAAACAATATAAATCCTTGGAATCTTCACATACCTGCAGTTTATTTAGGGATAGGTCAAGCAGCACGTGACTATGCAATAGATTTTGCGAATGAATATAGCCCAGGAAGTGTTGAAGGTGTTATAGCTGATATTCCAGCAGTACAACAAAATATAGGTAATATGGAATTAGAGTTAACGACAGCAAGACATTATATTTATAGCGTGATTGATAAGTATTTAAATCCTTCAATAACGGATGCACAAATAGATGTTGAACTTGGAGCAGCTAAACATGTTGTCGTGAATCATTCGATTAAAATAATCGATATTGCAATGAGAATCGTAGGCGCGAAAAGTTTGCAAATGGAAAGACCTTTACAAAGGTATTATAGAGATATTCGTGCTGGCTTACATAACCCACCTATGGATGATGTAACTATTACGAAATTAGCTAAGAAAGCTAGAGAAGAAAGAAGCAATGCTCAATAATCAAAAAAGACGAAAAATTAACATTAAATAATTTTTCGTCTTTTTTATTATTATAATCCGGTGTTTTGCGTAGCCTTTAATCGTTTTTTACGTCTAGGTTTCATACCAATCGACATGTAAAGTACGACAATGAGTATCACGATCATGCCGATGAGTTGCCAAATACCAAAAGGAACTTTCAACCATAGAACAGAAGAAATAACAGCCGTGACAGGTTCAAGCACACCAAATAATGCAGTTGTTTGAGGGCTTATATATTTCACACTTTCTAAATACATCCAAAATGCGAACATCGTTCCAAAGGTAATGACAAAACTAAAGTAAATAGCCCCTTTTAAATCAAGCAAATACCATGGGAATGAGAAATCTAAATTGATTATAGACAATGCGATGCCACCTATAAACATGGACCATCCTATTACAACGAGCGACGGCCAATTCAAAAATAATTTCACTGCGTAAACTGTGTAAAAAGCAGCTGCACAAGCTGTTAATAATCCCCAAAAAATCGCGTTTGGAGGAACTGATAAAGTTGAATAGTCACCATTTGTTAAAAGTAAGCTTGTACCAAATAATGAACATAAAATAATCATAATATCTGTCCATCTAAATTTACTTTTTCTAGCCAAAAGTAAATAAATCAATATCACGACAGGTGCCAAAAATTGTAGGAGCGTGGCAATCGCAACATTTCCTTTATCAATCGTAGCCATAAAAGTATATTGCACACCTAACATACCAAATAAGGCATAAATGATAAGTTGTAATAAGGCATGTTTAACTTTGAAAATATGTAATAAAGATTGTTTCTGGATGAACTTAGCAATTAATAATAAGAAAAATCCACTTAAAATTAATCGTACAGCTACAAATAAAGAAACAGGCAAACTATATTCGGTAAAGAGCTTCTCTGTAACAGTGCCACCTAATCCCCAAAATGTAGCACCAAGCATAACGAGCAAGGTACCTTTCAACTGATTATTTTGCAATGATAGTCCCCCCAATTCTAAATGATGTTAATTAATTTTAGCATTGGAAATATTAAGAAACAATAAGTTGAAATTCTTTTGCTTGCAATTTCATATTACGCGTTCTTATAATGAACATAATGAGTTTGAAGAGAGGTTACTACATGAAATTCATGTTAATATCGGTAGGTATACTTGCAACTGTTCTAGGTTTTATAGGCGCAGTGTTGCCTTTACTACCAACAACGCCATTCATATTATTGGCAGTATTTTGTTTCGCAAAAAGTTCTGATAGATTTCATAGTTGGCTTGTAAGTACTAAAGTGTATAAAGAATATGTAGAAGATTTTCAAAAATATAGAGGTTATACGTTAAAGAAGAAATTCGAATTGTTAATAAGTGTATATATCGTAGTAGGTTTTTCAATTTGGATGATCGATCATTTTTATATTAGAATTGGATTATGCATTATGCTATTTTTCCAAACAGTCGTCTTATTTACTTTTGTTAAAACATTGCCTGCCAAAAATAAATAGTTTTCATATTCTGTCGATGAAGTTTATAACTTTGTGGACAGTTTTTTTTTATGGATTATTTTGCGAGAAGCAGATTGTAAAATAAATGAATCGTTAAAATAAAATGTAAATTAAAAAATGTTATTGCTATAAGTGATTAAGGGTTATATAATAAACAGAGATGAAAATGAGAGTCATTATCAATTGGGAGGACAATTATGAGAAAAATTTTAATGCTAGTTATGGCTTTAGCTTTGATGGTTGCTGCATGCGGGAACAAATCAGAAGATAAAGATAGCAATAGCAAGACTAAATCAAGCAAAGAAACAGTGAGCTATAAATTAGATGACGGGAAAAAAATAGATATACCGAAGAAACCTAAACGTATTGTTGTTTTAGCACCATCATATGTTGGTGGATTATTACATTTAGGCGTTAAACCAATAGGGGTTCCAGCTTCAACAGAGCAAACACCGATTCTTAAAGATAAAATTAAAGACATTAAGAAAGTCAGTGAAGATAATGTTGAGCAAGTTGCAGAATTAAAACCAGATTTAATCATTACATATAATGCAGATAAAAACTTAAAAAAATATGAAAAAATAGCACCAACCATTCCATATGATTACGTAAAACATAACTACTTAGATATGCAAGTAGAACTTGGTAAATTAGTAGGTAAAGAAGATCAAGCCAAAAAATGGGTAGAAAAATGGAAAAAAGAAACAGCTAAAGACGGTAAAGAAATTAGAGAAAAAATCGGTGAAGATACAACAGTTTCAGTTATTGAAGCATTCGAAAAAGATATTTACAGCTATGGTGAAAACTGGGGTAGAGGAACAGAAATTTTATACCAAGCATTTGATTTGAAAATGCCTGAAAGTGTAGAAAAAGACGTTAAGAAAGATGGTTGGAAAAAAATATCTCAAGAAGAAATTGAAAAATACTCAGGAGACTATTTATTCTTACCATTAACTAAAGGAAAAGCTAAACCAGAATTCACTAAGACAGAATCTTGGAAATCTATACCTGCAGTTAAGAATGACAAAGTAATAGAATTAGATGCACAAACATTCTGGTACAATGATCCGTACTCATTAGAAATGCAACGTAAATACTTAAAAGAACAATTACTTAAAAACGCTGATAAATAAAGTGTTATGAGGTTGAACAATCCAGTCTCAAATATAAATATACAAAAACAGAGAAAATCCTGGGAGAACAAGGATTTTCTCTGTTTTTTCTTTCGGTATAATCAAAGCTATTTAGTTTCTTTTACGTATTGATCATTAATTGTATAAATAGTTAAACCTACGATATTTTTATTGTGTTTTGAGAATGGTAAGCTTGCTAAATATCCTACGATAAAAGCTATGAAGAAACCGATCACGGATACTGTAAATGGTGTGATTTCAGTTTTTCCAATAAAGTAAGATACGATTGCTGCTACGATTAATCCGATTATAACACCATACGTATTTGCTCTCTTAGTAAAGATACCTACTGCAAATACTCCGGCAATTGGTACTCCGAATAATCCGGTTACAAGTAAGAATAAATCCCATGTCTCGTTTGTTTCTTGATTGATTAAGTATAATGATGCTAACGTACCAAAAATGCCTGCGATAATGATGATGATTCTAGCTAATAGCACATCATTTTTAGAGTTGTTATTTTTAGAAAATCTTTGTTTCAAGTCTACTACAACACAAGCTGAAATTGAGTTCAAGCTTGATGAAATTGTAGATTGTGCTGCCGCGAATATTGCTGCTATTAATAATCCTCCAACAAATGGTGGTATTTGTGTCAAAATGAAATACGGTACGATTGCTGAAGTGTTAAATCCTTCTGGTAATGAAGAAACATTATTATAAAAAGAATACAGTACTGTTCCCATTCCATAGAAAATTGGAATTGTAATAAGAGCTAGAAATCCGTTAGTCCATAATGATTTATTTGTTGATGATATAGAACCAGTTGTTTGATAACGTTGAACGATATCTTGACTGGCTGTATATTGATGTAAGTTATTAAAGATAGAGCCTATGAATATAATTGGAATGGCAGCTGCAGCTGTTCCAAATTTCCAATTCTCTACTGATATCAATTTCTTATCTTGCATAGCTTCTTGTGCGATCGTTGCAAAATTTCCGTCGATTTGAAATGCGCCTAAGAAAATCACGGCAACGGCACCACCGATTAAAATAATCCCTTGAATAACATCACTCCAGATAACCCCTTCGATACCACCCATAAATGTATAAATCATACAAAGTAATCCTACTAATGCAGCGATTAAATATGGATTAATATCTGAAACTGATGTAATGGCGAGTGTTGGTAAATAAATAACGATTGCAACACGACCAATGTGGAATAAAGTAAATGCGAGTGAACCGATGACACGCATAACGATGCCAAATCTTTCTTCTAAATATTCGTAAGCAGTTGTAACATCCAACTTTCTAAAGAACGGAATATAGAAGTATATAAGTAAAGGTATAATAGCTATGATTGCTATATTACCTGCCGCATATGACCAATCCGTATTAAATGCTCTTTCAGGTGTTCCCATATATGTAATAGCACTTAAAGTTGTCGCATATATAGAGAAACCTACTGCCCAAGCTGGGACTCTCCCTTTTGCCTTGAAAAATGCTTCTGTATCTTGCCCGGCTCTTTTCGAGAAATATACACCGATGAATAACGTTATTAATAAATAGATGCATAACGCTATCCAGTTTCCTGTACCAAAACCTACTTCATTCATAGTATGACATCCCCTTCGTTCATCAATAAATTATAAGTTGTATTTAGAAACGAGTTCTTTAACTTTTTCTAATGAATCATCGTCTAATGGTGCTAATGGGCGTTTTACAGAGCCAGCTTCAATACCTTTAGTTGATAGAACAGCTTTTAATGTTGGATAGATACCTAAAGCTAGGACTTGCTCGATGATATCGTTTGTTTCGTGTTGGCGTTCATATGCTTCTTGAATGTTTCCTTCTTTTGCTAAGTTGAAAATTTGTCTAGCACGACGACCGTTAATGTTATAAGTAGATCCAATTGCACCATCTACACCTGAAACAGCTGCTTGTATGAGCATTTCATCAAATCCAGAAAGTATAAGTTTATCTGGGAATGCTTTTCTAATTCTTTCTAATAAGAAGAAGTCAGCTGCAGTGTATTTAATTCCAATAACTTTTTCATTTTTAAACAATTCATCAAACTGTTGAATAGATAAGTTAACACCTGTTAAAGCAGGTATAGAATAGATAATCATATCGTTACCAGTTGCTTCAATTATTGCATCGTAATAATATTTGATTTCTTCAAAGTTGAATGGATAGTAGAAAGGTGTAACAGCTGATAAAGCATCATAACCTAATTCAGTCGCATATTGACCTAATTCAATGGCTTCTTTTAAATCCAAGGCACCAACTTGTGCAATAAGTTTTATTTCATTGCCAGCTTCATCTTTAACAATTTCAAATACTTTTTTCTTTTGAATAGTGTTCATTAAGAAATTTTCTCCAGAACTACCGTTTACATATAAGCCATCAATTTTTTGTTCTTCGATATTTTGACGAATGATTTGTCTTAATCCTGATTCTAAAATATTTCCCTCTTCATCAAATGGTACTAATAACGCTGAATATAAACCTTTCATTTAAAAAACTCCTTTTTATTTATATATTGATAATATTGTCAGACCAATTTATAATCATATTGTAAGCGAATACATTTGTCTATGTCAATCGTTTTTATTATTTGTCATGGCAATTATGATAAAATAAATTATTAAAGGGAGGTAGAAAATCATGATGAAACGAACATCGTTAGTTGATGTAGCAGTAGAAAATTTAAAAGAATATATAGCTGAACATCAATTTGAAAATGGGGATAAACTGCCTTCAGAGAAAATGCTTATAGACCAATTAGGTGTTAGTAGAACTGTAGTAAGAGAAGCTATTAGTCGTTTGCAACAAAGTGGACTTATTCAAGTTAAGTCAGGAAGCGGTATGTTTATTACAGAGAAAAATAAACATTTATCTATGTTATTTGAGTCACATATGAAAGTACACGGCTTCAAAATAAAAGAGTTGTTAGAAGTTCGTAAAATATTAGAGCTAGGTGCGATACGTCTACTCATCGAAAATGCAATTCCGATAGATGCCAATAAGTTAAAAGAAATAAATGAAGTTTATTATAAATCTATAGAGCATTCTCAAAAATTAGCTCAATATGATTCAGCTTTTCATGAAACGATTATATTATTCACGGAAAATCAAACGTTAATTACAATGAGTAAAGTTATCAAAGAGTACTTTGTAAAAAATCAATTCAATCAAGTGGTTGATAAGGAAGATATCAAAAAATCTTATAAAGAACATAGGGATATTATACAAGCAATAGAATCGAGAGATTTGTCTTTAGCACATACAATTATTAATAAACATCTGTCTCGAGTTATTGAATGGATAGAAGAATTGGAGCAAAAATGATGGGAAAATTAAATAAAATTGAAGTTCAAAGTTTAAAGACTCAAGTTTTACAAGAAATCAAACAATATATTTTAGATCAAGGTTTAACTGAAGGGGATAGATTACCGACAGAAAGGGCATTTACGGAAATGTATGGCGTCAGTCGATCGGTTGTAAGGGAAGCGTTGAGTTATCTTGAACATACTGGTGTTATCGAGACGGTACAAGGTAGAGGCACGTTAATTAAAGCACCTGATGTTTCCAGTTTAGTAGAAGGTTTCTTATTTAGTTTCCGAGTTGCGAATGGATCGAAAAAAGATTTGCTCTCGCTAAGAATTATTTTTGAATGTGCTGCTATCGAAGAAATCGTAAAATTAAATAAAGACATCAGTCAGATGAAAGCTATCGTTAACGAAGATGTTACAAATCATTATGAGAACGATAAAGCATTCCACCAATCTATTTTGCATTCGACTGGCAATGTATTGTTTGAACAATTGAGTTCAGTTATTCATTCATATTTTTATCATATTGAAGAAGAAGGGCAGGATATAGATTATATTCAAACAAACGAAACACATAAACAAATTGTAGATGCCATATCGAATAAAGATGTTAAATTAGCGAAAGAACTCATGACACAGCACTTGTCTAAATAGGAGGATATTATGAAAATTGCAATTGATATTGGAGGCACTTTTATAAAGTCTGGTGTTATAGATAAATCTCAAAGCTTACATGGTTATCAGAAAGTAAAGACACCTCACAATAAAAATGGTGGTATTCTTCAAGAGGTTATACGCATCATTCAAGATTATAAAGAAACCTTTCACTTAAATAACCCAGATGTTGGTATTTCTACAGCAGGTGTGGTTGATTCTGAAAAAGGTGAAATTACATATGCAGGACCTACAATTCCATATTATAATGGCACAAATTTCAAAGAATCTTTAGCAGATATAGCAGGAAATGTTGTGATAAATAATGATGTTTCTAGTGCATTGCTAGGTGAATTGTTAGAATATCGTACAGATGTAAAATCTATATTTTTAATGACAATAGGTACTGGTATCGGGGGCGCTTATTACGAAGATAAATTACTAGAAGGCAAACAATATAGAGCATGTGAAATTGGATACTTATTATATGATGAACAAACTGATAAGACATATGAAGATAGAGGGTCAACTACCGCTTTGAAAGCATTAATTCAAGAACATTATAAAGAAGTTGTCACGGTTGAAAATTTATTTGATAGAGCATATGAACAAGATGACAAAGCGCTGAAAATATTAAACGAATGGGCTAAATATGTTGCTGAAGGTATTGCTCAAGTTCAAATAATGTTTGATCCAGAAGTCATATTAATTGGTGGCGGTATTTCTAAACAGGAAGGGAAATTAATAAGTTTAATTGAACCATTTATCGATAATTTCCTTCCAGAAGCATATGGGCATGCAAAAATAGAAACAACTTCTAAAGGTAATGATTCGGCACTCTATGGAGCAGTCTCAACATTTTTCGATTAATTGTTAACTTATGTTACGAATAGGTTAACAATGTGGTATAATTTACGATATCTTAATATTAGGAGTGAAGAAAGTGAAGACTAAAGATATCGTTATGATAGCAATGTTTACAGCTTTTATTGCAGTAATGGCATTCATACCACCGATACCATTACCATTTATGCCAGTGCCAATTGTATTACAAAATATTGGAATTATATTGGCTGGCTGTTTACTAGGCTATAAGAGAGGTACATTGAGCGTTGTTATATTTTTACTACTTGTAGCTACTGGTCTACCGTTATTATCTGGAGGAAGAGGCGGCTTAGGTGTATTCTTCGGACCTTCTGCAGGTTATCTATTTGGGTATCCAGTTGTGGCATTTTTAATAGGTTTATTGATAGATAAAAAATGGAATAAGCTAACATTTACATATGCATTAACCGTTAATATCATTATTGGTGTGTTATTACTCAACTTAGTTGGTGGTTATTTCATGGGAGAATTCATGAATATATCAATTTCTAAAAGATATATACTAGCAGCTACTTTCCTTCCTGGGGATATTGTTAAAGCAATATTGGCAACTATGTTATTATTTAGTTTGAAGAATATACCTGAAATTAAAAGGTTAAGAAAAACTTAATGAGGTGACTTAACATGGTTTCATTTATAGACATAGTAACAGATGGAGACATATTGAATGAGACAGATCGATATATCCAATATCATACTTTGAATAAACGTATTCAGTATGACTCTAATAAAATAGTGTACAAAGTTATACCTGATTTAAATACTTTTAAAAAAGACGAACAGATGTTGAAAACGTTACATGAGCAACATAAACAACCTTTTCTAAAATTTGTGTTTCCTGAAAATCATTCAATAGATTCTGAATTAGAAGGATACTTAAAAGAAAATGGTTATGAATATAGTTGGATTGAATTATACATTAATGTAGATAAAGATTTTGTGAGTAAAGATAATGACGATATAGATGTTGTAACAACTAATGAAGATAATCTTGTAGATTTTTTAAATGTATCTTATGAATATGATAAGAAGTACGGTACAGATTATGCAGAACTTAAAATTGAAGTGAGTAAAAAACAATTATATGAAGATAATCCTGTACAAGTATTATCATATTATCAAGGCAAGCCAGTTGGTACATTACTCATTTGGAACCATGAGAAATATGTAGAATTAGATAGTTTTACAGTAAGAGAACCTTATAGAAAGCTCGGTATCGGTACTAAGATGCAAGCTTTCGTTGCGGACTTTGCTCAAGACAAGCCGATTATATTAGTAGCAGATGGAGAAGATACCGCAAAAGATATGTACAAGAAACAAGGTTATGTATATAGTGGCTATCAATACGAAGCTTTAAAAGAAAATGAATAATAAATAAGCGCCTACTTTACCTTTATAGGGTTTAGTAGGCGCTTAGTTGTTTGATTCATTTAAAGACTTCTAATGATTCTTTCTGAATGACTATAAACGTTGAAGCTACCGTCTCTAATAAAACCGACAGATGTGATATTTAAATCGTCTGCTAAGTCAATTGCTAAGTTAGTAGGTGCGGATTTAGACAGAATAATGCCTACGCCAATTTTCGCAGCTTTAATCAATATTTCCGAGGAAATACGACCACTAAAAATGAGCACTTTATTTCGAATCGGAATATTGTATTCTATACAGTGTCCATACAATTTATCGAGAGCGTTGTGTCTGCCGATATCTGAGCGATGTTCATAAAAGTTATCACCATCACTGATTGCCGCATTGTGTAATCCACCGGTTTCTTTGAATGTTTTGCTTTCTGTATGCAGTTTATCCATCATTGAGATAATTTGTTGTGGATTTATTTTTAACTTTGAATGAGATATTTTGGCTGTAGCAGCATCGTTATTAAAATAGAATTCTCTACTTTTTCCGCAACATGATGAAATCATTCTTTGTGTGTACTTTTTATAATTAGGATCTATTATTTTAGTTAATTCTATATGTGCAAATCCTTTTGAATCGTCTATTGTGATTCTTTTGATTTCATCTTTTTTCATGATGACGCCTTCTGATGCTATAAAACCTATAACGAGTTCTCTTAAATTATTTGGAGAACATATGATTGTCGCAAACTCTTCACCGTTTATCATGATTGTGAGAGGAAATTCTGTAACGTAGCAATCGGTTGTTTCTATAAACTTATTGTTTTGATATTTTAAAATAGGTTGATTGTAAGCCATATTATGCTTCATAAGAATTCCTCACTTAGTCATTAATTAATATATATTAATTTTACTGTTAAAAGAAGCATATATAAAGTGAAAGCACTTTCGAACGATGCAATAAATGTGTAGGGGATATCCCTTGTTTTATAAATAAGCTATATCAATTAAGGAGTATTTGTGAAAAAATAAACACAAGGCTTTCATTAATATATTGAAAGGTGTAAATTAAGTTTATACATATTTTACATGAGAGAGGAACGAGAAAATGAAAAAGTTATTAATATTTGCCGTAGCATTACTTCTTGTATTAGCTGGTTGTAGTACGGAATCTAATCAGGATAAAGCTAAAAAAGAAACTGAAAGTAAGACTTTAACAGTTTCGGCAGCAGCAAGTTTAACAGATGTATCGAAAGCGCTAGAAAAGGAATTCAATAAAAAGCATCCTAATACGCATATTAAATTTAATTATGGTGGTTCAGGAAGTTTACGTAAACAAGTAGAGGCTGGAGCAGATGTAGACGTGATAATGTCAGCAAATACATCAGATGTCGATAAACTACAAGATAATGATAAAGTATCTGAAGTTTATGATTATGCTAAAAACAAATTAATTATTATAAAATATAAAAATTCTGATATAAAAGAATTGAGAGATATTACTTCACCTAAAAAAGTGGCTCTTGGAGAAGAAAAAAGTGTGCCAGCAGGCCATTATGCTCTTGAGTATATGAAAA
This portion of the Mammaliicoccus vitulinus genome encodes:
- the fdhD gene encoding formate dehydrogenase accessory sulfurtransferase FdhD — protein: MKHNMAYNQPILKYQNNKFIETTDCYVTEFPLTIMINGEEFATIICSPNNLRELVIGFIASEGVIMKKDEIKRITIDDSKGFAHIELTKIIDPNYKKYTQRMISSCCGKSREFYFNNDAATAKISHSKLKINPQQIISMMDKLHTESKTFKETGGLHNAAISDGDNFYEHRSDIGRHNALDKLYGHCIEYNIPIRNKVLIFSGRISSEILIKAAKIGVGIILSKSAPTNLAIDLADDLNITSVGFIRDGSFNVYSHSERIIRSL
- the modA gene encoding molybdate ABC transporter substrate-binding protein, coding for MKKLLIFAVALLLVLAGCSTESNQDKAKKETESKTLTVSAAASLTDVSKALEKEFNKKHPNTHIKFNYGGSGSLRKQVEAGADVDVIMSANTSDVDKLQDNDKVSEVYDYAKNKLIIIKYKNSDIKELRDITSPKKVALGEEKSVPAGHYALEYMKKEDLYEGMTSTFVFAKDVKQVLNYVQKENAEAGFVYETDLYKGKDKKADNVVKLSDAPLNEPIIYRAGLVTDNKEAKEWFDFLKSKEAKEILKEYHFEG